The genome window GGATCTAACAGTCAGTCGTCTTCCCCACCGGCAACACCTGCGTTTATGAACGGTGTTCCCATGAATGTTCCATATGGATACCCAATGAGATATCAAGCAATGGGGGCACCTCCGCCTCAGcaacaccaacaaaaacaattcCATCAGAATCATGGTAGAAATTACAGACAGCACAACGATAGCCGCTAGATTTAGTCTGAAAAATTCTGTAGGCATATGACTACCTGTTATCTGTGATTTCAGTAAAGTAAAAATTCTGTCTTTGTATTAAATCTGTGCTTACTTTCTATTATACTTAAATAGATGTAATGTCCAGTATGTACCATACAAGTCAGtaacaaaaaattttttAAGGAATAAAACAAACGGAATAGTCTCGCATTAAACCTGGGGTACAGTTGTACATACCGGTTTCGTTTATTTCTCGTTTCTAGCCCATTTATTGTCAAATTGTTTAACATCATCACTTTCATATTAGTTAATATCTTACATCAAAAAGTAAATACAAAAAGATTGGCATTGGAAAAGCTCATCACATCCTTccaccaaaaataaaaatgattcaaacaaaacaacagAACAAACGTTAGTACAAAGTATATCAGGTGATCAAAAGTAACCACACTTAGGTTACTTAATGTCAACTTATATCAAAGGTCCAATATGCGGTGTTGATAATTGTAGAAGCAGATTATGGCGTATAATTAATGGTAGAAGAACATGTCAGTATGGACATGTTATGGAAGGTGATGTGGAGTTCAACGACGATGAGGACGATATCAACGCTATGGGTGTAGTGACCAGAAGATTGAATCTAACCACCAATGCGACTGGTAATTTTCAGTCTAGTTTTAGCATTTCACAATCACAAAGGTCTGCCTTAGAGGCTAATAAGACGGAAAAGACATACGGCAGAGAGGGGCAGGTACTCTTCATCAAAAGTTTTCAGTACATCTTGAAGCGTCAAACTGACTGGTTAATCAGTCATGAAAGCTTTCCTGACTCATACTCTGATTTGGTGAAACTTATATGGGCTATGCATTTGGAGCATGCTGACTCTATCTTATATCCACATGATAGTGGTGCAGATTCTAGCAGGAATCCTAACGCTGGGCTTAATCATACAGACAGCCAATATAGTAGTGGAGGGCGCAGAGAAAATGGTGTAAATAAGCTAAAGCTATCGATGGTATCTACCATATCAATTCATTATCTAGCGTGTTTGCATCTAGGCTTGCCGGTTTTTTCAAATGATATACTACGATGGATATGCGTAGACGGATTACCATACTTCAGGTCACATCATTTGCTTCCGAAGGAGTGGCAAGAAAGGCTTCCTAACTATTATTTACAAATACTCGATGGTGGGAAACCACCTCACGAGATGCAGCTTCAGCATAAAATTGCCCAGTGTGCCGAATTAATAGAATTCAAAACGCATTTCCGGTATACATTGACTGCTCCAGTGTTACTTCTAAAGCTTACATTACTAGAGAGAATACCCGGTGAGTTTTACTTCTTCGCGAGAGAACTGTTGAGACTTGTAAATGACACAGAAGAATTGCCAATATTAACGTACGAGGATAACCATTACAGGAAGCCGCATCAGTATCCAGAAATCGGGATCTGTGCCGCCTTTATTGCTTGCATAAAGATAAAACTACTACAAGATGAACAATTACCGAACGCTAAATATAATTCCAAATTTGCGGAAACATGGCTTCGCATGTCAAAGCTGGTCGAAGACGATCCAAGAGAAAAATTCTCTAAAGCGAACCTGATACTTAAAATGACATACAAACCTGCCACAGCTTTGCTGGAGGAACCACAAGAACAGCTATCAAGCATTGCCACTGAGGCATACCTAGACTGGATTGAAAAGAATTTACTTCCAACGGAACAATCCCACCTAGAATCTACACAAACTCTAGATGATAAAATTGCAAAACGGAAATTACACAACATTGTACCATTAAAAAAACCGTCATCGTCTGAAAATATTTCACCAACTTTTTCATCGACACTAATAGACGATATCCAGTCACGGTTCTTAGAGTTCTCATCTCTCTATGATCAAAATACTGGTGACAATACCACATCCGTTCATCGCATGGTCGATACACTTATTGAACATATCTCTCTAAGTTTCGGCCTCAGTAGTGACCAATTGAGAGAAGCGATAGAGCACGTGATTAATACCGCATGTTCGTCGTTAGACGCATGAAAATGTAACCTCctgcaaaaaaaatctcAGTCTTCTTATCCGTTCTGCATCGGATATTGCAATTTATGTTTTTCGTTTAGCTCATCGCAGGAAAAATGATCTCCGCCAAAATGATagaaaattatatatataaatgtcTAAGTCGGAATATAAACGAGGAAGTACAGGCTAAAAACCTTTCGAGCAATGCGGTAAAATGCAACGTTGTATCAgtagttaaaaaaaaatgatatttttgtCTTACATTCAGTTACTTAGATACCAGATACTGTGGAGATACTTTGTTGTTATGGAAGTCTGTTAAATTCTCCAgatttatttattattttttgccTGTCTTCTCAGAACCCTTGTAAGAGTAATCATTCCTGCAAGCATAGGCACAGTATAAAGATTCGAGAAGCCAATTCTCAGGACTTAAAGAAGTAACTGTACGATTAATTTATTGCCAAttcaatgatgaaattACAGAAAATGTCAGCTCTGAAATTGGAGCGTGGGCATGCTCGTCGTGCTGGCTTAGTGGAGGAAGTCATGTTGATCCAGTATCGTCAGAAAGTGTACGCCAATTTCGCTATGTATGGCGAGCTGAGACAGGGTTTCACTAAGGTGCAGATAAGTCACGCCTTGAGAAATATGTTCTTGAAGTATCCTATACTTGCTACAACGGTGATTCCGGATCGTTTAAAGGTACCCGATGATGCATATTATAGAACAGATGAGTACTACAATAAACCCGGGGTGGCCGAAGACTATATCAGCGTTCTTGATAAGATCAAATATGAAGATGTAATAATGAATTTACAAAGTGAACACAGTTCATATGTCAATAAAATTTTAAGTCAGTGGGCTCTGGATGGCTGTAGATTTAGCGGTAAGCTTTGCACTTTAATTGATAGGTACAGGTTTCCATATTGGGATCCAACAAAGCCCCAGTTCAGACTGATTCTATTGCCTACATCTGAAACCAACCACGAGAAAAAACATGTCCTGTTCGTGTCGAACCATGTGGTGAGCGATGGGACATCAGGTGCCAATTTTCTACAAGATCTTTCAACTGAACTTGGTCAACTTAAGGACCCACTTGAATCCATTGACACTCTGTTCAATTACGAGGACGACTATGAATCTTTACCAAAGCTTCCGGATCCAATTGAGAAGAGAGTTTCTTATGCGGTTACTATGAAATTTATACCTCCCACAGTCTTACGCCAGTTGGCGAAAAGATTCCTCGCCAAAAAGTGGGATGAGCCAATCACTGTCCCTATTGATGAATCTCCATCTGCGCATCTAGCCCATGTCATTAGACTCGATGCAGCCACCATGCAGAAATTGAGAATGAGagtaaaggaaaaactCCATGGTAAGGCCACATTGACCCCATTTTTGCAAACATGTTGGTTTGTCAGTTGTTATCAGGCTGGTTTATTCGAAAACCTGAAATGGAACGAGTACTTCACCAATATTGTGCTTCCACTTAATAGCAGACAGTTTCTTCCTGATGATCCCGAAGTAAGAAACCAATTCAAATACGGGACTAACGTTGGTGGCTCTGACTATTACCATCTAATCTCTTCCTTTAACGTAAAAGACAGTAAGCAGTTCTGGGATTTGACTAACTACTACCAGGAATGTTACGCATACGacagaaaggaaaaagcAGGCCTTCAAAGCTTTGGATTGTTAATATCAGATTTCGTGACGAAGTCCAAAAACATTGAGAAGTTGTATGTGGATGACATGCAAGGCCAAAAAAGAGGATTCACTTTATTCAGTAATATTGGTTACTTCCCACAGAAATCCCAAGAAACGAACCCGTACCAACTACAAGATATTGGTTTCACTCAAACTGGGACAGAGATGCCGTACGTATTTTGCTTGAACTGTGTTTCTACTGACATAAACGGTATGTCCTTCACAGTCACATGTGCCGAAAAGGCAATTCCTGAAACTCAATGGCATAAGCTATtggaaatatttgaaaacaaCTTGACTACATTATAAGATCAATCTATGGACAATACTCTTAACTAAACCTCTGTAGTAAATATTCATATGTAAACTATGTTATACAAAAACgcacacacatatacatacattaAGAAGGAACGACGTACGGGTTTCGTACAAACAAGGCTGAACCCTAAGTTGCAACACACAATTGGTAAAGTTTTTCATTATCGAGTGGGGCTGTGACACATACTCTTTCTAGTGCCAAACGAGACGCCGTTCATGGACCCATCCGTTCAAATAAACGTTTATCCTATCTGGGCTCATCGCATGCCTTTTTCGGCTCTCGTTCTCGTTTAGCGGAATCTGCGTATCGGGAACTCGTCGTAAAAGgtctttcaaaaagaaaaacttgTGAAGCGTCAAAAGAATAAGACCACCACAGTATCTacacagaagaagagctttGTAGAGACATGTAGCGGTACGTATACGATCTTCAAAGTAAGTGAATCGGTTGTTTAGTTGCCCTTTCGTTCCTAAGAAACAATTATAGTTTCTAGAGTGGTGTTCTAGCGTAATTTTTGGGTTAAGTTGTTTAAACAGGAACCGAAGCAAGATCAGCTGTTACAGATAGTATAAATATAGGAGATCTGTGTCAAACATTGAGTTGTATTTTTCGAGAATTGAGTCTCGGTAGCCATTCAATCACAGTTCATAAATCATTCGTTAGCCGTTGGAGCATCGCAAAGTAGTAGCGAAAGTTAGCGGAAATAAGTTAGAGTTTTTTAACAATCAGAGATGAGCAGCGCTACTGATAAAAAAGTTGTGCCACAAGAGCTATTGAACGCTGATGCCAGTGTAGTTTACGATGCAATCATCGTTGGTTGCGGTGTTGTCGGGCCATGTATCGCAACTGGTCTTGCAAGAAAGGGCAAGAAGGTTTTAATTGTGGAAAGAGATTGGACAATGCCAGACCGTATCGTTGGTGAATTGATGCAGCCAGGTGGTCTAAGAGCTTTAAGAAGTCTTGGTATGATTCAGGCTATTAACAACATTGATGCAATTCCAGTGACAGGGTATTCTGTGTTCTACAATGGTAAAGAAGTATCCATTCCATATCCATTCAAGGCTGATGTTGCGCCAGTTGAAAAAATTCCAGATCTAGTATTCGACGGTAATGACAAAGTTTTAGAAGATAACACAATTCATATCAAGGAATTCGAAGATGGCGAACGTGAGAGAGGTGTCGCATTTACCCATGGTAGATTCTTGCAAAATCTAAGAGACATGgtttccaaagaaaagaacgtTACTCGTTTGCAAGGTAACGTCATTGAAATTctaaagaacaaagaaaatgaagttgTCGGTGCAAAGGTAGATATTCCAGGTCGTggaaaggaagaattcaagGCTTACTTGACCTTTGTTTGTGACGGTATCTTCTCGCACTTCAGAAAAGAGCTTGCCGCAGATCATATTCCAACTGTCGGTTCTTCATTTGTGGGAATGTCTTTGTTCAATGCTGACGTTCCAGCTAAGAACCACGGTCATGTCATTCTTGGAACTAACCACATGCCAGTTTTGGTTTATCAAATTTCGCCTGAAGAAACTAGAATTCTCTGTGCGTACAACTCACCAAAGTTGCCCAAAGATATAAAACCCTGGTTAAAGAGTGACGTCAGACCAAATCTACCAAAATCTCTATTACCATCATTCGACAAAGCGGTTGAGGATGGTAAATACAGATCTATGCCTAACTCTTACTTACCAGCTAAGCAAAACACTATTACAGGTTTGTGTGTTATTGGAGATGCTTTGAATATGAGACATCCTTTGACTGGTGGTGGTATGGCTGTTGGCCTCAATGATGTAGCACTCCTCATAAaaacaattggaaattTGGACTTTTCTGACAGAGAAACCGTATTGGATGAATTGCTAGAATACCATTATGAGAGAAAATCATACGACAGTGTTATTAATGTGTTGTCTATTGCCCTATTCTCTTTGTTCGCTGcagaaaacaagaacttACAAGTGCTACAAAGGGGTTGTTTCAAGTACTTCGAGAGAGGTGGTGATTGTGTTAATATTCCTGTTAGTTTCCTAGCCGGTGTGATGCCAAAACCATTCTTGTTGACTAAGGTTTTCTTCGCGGTTGCACTATACTCTATTTATGTCAACTTCCAAGATAGAGGGATTGTGGGTTTCCCACTTGCAGTTATAGAGGCAATTTCCATCTTGATAACGGCTGCCAGAGTATTCACACCTTATCTATTCAGGGAATTGACTGGTTGAAGAACGCTAGTCTAAATATGTTTATGAGATGAAGATAGAAAAAATTGTAGATGAACATGAAGAAGTGAATTGGAATGAACAATTGAATGTAGCATTTTACCTTCCACAGAAGCAGTAGTTTTTTCAGGAATTTGATTATAATTATCTGCGCGGAAGACGTAGATgatctttaattttaattctATTGATATTTATATAATCGTAAGAggtaaaaataaataataatgctaATATTAATTACTTTGTATTGATAAGTTTGAGCTGGTTGTCAATCATATATACTGACACTACAGACcttgatgattttgataattatgttacccggattTATCGATACATTTCTGCAAACGCATTAGACATAGGACTTGAAGCAGAATAACGGATGTAAGCAATATCACAAACGATAAtctgaatatatatatataacctGCTTAAGGAGATTTCTCTTCACCTCACACCTTAAGTACTGTAGTTGTTCTACTTCTTTTGACACTACGTCACCCAGAGAATCAATATGTCGTCGTCAGGATTTTTACGTTGGGGTAAAGTTTTCGCAGCTGGAGGTAGCATTGTGTTGGCTGGTGTACTTCTATTCAAGTACACTACACCAACAGATGAGCAGCTCATTCAGGCTTTGTCTCCGGAATTAAGGTTGCAATatgagagagaaagaaatcTCCGTCAGgcagaacaacaagagttgatgaagatCGTACAGCAGACAATGAAGAGTAATGATCCGATTTGGAAAAGTGGGTCTGTTGAAAATCCATGGGAGAAGGATAATGGATCTAGAGCTACTAAGGATCAGTTCCAAAGAATGAAGGCTGATCAAGTGcagaaagaagagttgGAGAGAATTAGGCAGGAACTTGGTAAGATTAGAACGGAAAGTCTGAACGAAACCGACAAAATAGTTTCGAAGAAAAGTTGGTGGAGTTTGTGGTAACTTTAAGAACACACTTTGCATCATTTACATGTaaatatacacatataattatctatttattatttattcATTCCCTATTGGTAGTCATAACccatttctttgatttattgaaaagacCCCCATGTACCGAAATTAGAATAACTGAAAGCTTGTAATGCCTCCGATATTCTGTTACCAGCAAGTTTTGTCAACGAGTTATCAGAGTCATTAGTATTATTTAGCTCATCAACGGCCATCACTATTTTCCTAACATTTGTTTCTATCACCAATCCGCCTTGAATAATCTCCTCTAATACACTTTCCAATGTCTGCCAGTTAAATATCAAATCCAGCTCattaacttcttcaaaacatctATCAAGGGCTTCCACAAACGTTTGTATCAAATCTAAGATTGCTAATTCAGATTCCTGTTCATCAACTATAAATGTAAAGTATAATGTGGCATAATTCTTGTATATGatttgaatatcttcattATCACCTGAATCCATTAACAACGAAGGAGGAGTAACCAAAAAAGAGGACTGGACCTGACTATTCCGTTGAGAAATGAGTTCATACACTTGACGTACTAGCAAAGTCtgtttttcaacatcaacagGTGTGTAGAACTTTATTAACCTAGGTTGGCATTTTTTGTTAACTGACGTATATTATCACCATCATTAGAGTTAGTAAAACGATGTGTAACCTATAGCGTTGGGTAAAATACTAGTGACATACATATTAGCACCGCATGAATCATGACACAGATAAGTTATGTTTGGCCTTCAATTCTCTTGGGTCAATTGAGCTTATAAGTATATCTACCTTGTCTATCTTATACAATGAAGaatatttgttttctttacaTATTGAAATAACACTTAGTTTTCAATGCtataaagaatatgaatttCAGTTTTGTTTATCACAATTTGATCCAGAATGAttagaagagagagaggaaGAAACACAAGACACTAAAAATGGGCGTAACGCACACTGAAATAAAAGGTAACATAACCAATGATTGTCAATAAATAGCATAAACGAAATGAGATTATTCCActgtttcaaaaaaaaaaagggtacCTTGTGTATATTTTAAGGTTAGAAAAAAGTATGCATCGGCCGGGAATCGAACCCGGGGCCCAACGATGGCAACGTTGGATTTTACCACTAAACCACCGATGCTTAGTTTCTATTGATGTTAAATGACTTCTTTGGAAGACATTTACTAGATGGAGAGTAACATGTGATTTAGGTGGTTTATTACTTGAGCTCTGAATATGCACTGGGAGAATATTAGAAGCAATTCTGATCAGcaagaatcaaaatataaCGAATCGCACTACTTGAAGTTATTTTCTTAAATATCAAATCAATGGGATTGATATTGGTAGTATCACACTTATTGTTTTTCGATTGGTTTATACTTTTCAAGCTTTTTTAGTGAAGTTTCTATATCTCTGAAACCGAAAAATTGATGTTGTCTTCATATCTTAGCAGGAACAGTCATGAATATTAATCGCaaataaaagagaacaaaAGTTGTAGTTGTACGCCTAAAGTGGAAGcagaaacaacaaattaCATTAAGGACAAACATGGCATTGACTTCTATTTTCGGTGGTAGCTCTTCGTCTGCTCAACCTAAAGCAAACACATCTACAAATGATGTTAAGACTCAACTAAAATCTCAAATCTCTCAAGAGCTTGCTGTTGCAAATGCCACTGAGTTAGTGAACAAGGTCACTGAGAACTGTTTCGAAAAATGTCTAAACGCTCCTTACACTACTACCCAAGATAACTGCGTTGATCAGTGTTTGGCAAAGTACATGAGAAGTTGGAACGCTATTTCAAAGGCTTACATTGCTAGGATCCAACAAGCTTCTGTTAATGGAGAAATCTAATGAAGGACCGTTAAATTTCATTTCCGACTCATACATAATTGCTCAAGCATATacctgtatatatacatgctTTTTAGCGTCTTTATAATCTGTTATAAAGCATATCCCAAGCTTTAATTTACTTGTCACACGCATTATGAGTACCAACAACTTATTCTACTGGATGTGCTTTAAATATACACAAGTACACATACTAAACGTTTATATATTGGCAGTTAATTGGTATGTATAAACATGATTGACACATTAAATAGAATCCCAAGAATCAACTCCATTTGTGATTCTAAGAGATTTCTTATTGAttgataaaaaataaatagtAACGGTGAAAGAATGTTAGCCAAATTGTAGGAAAATGAAAGTATCTAACATGTTCCTTTCGCCTTGATTGCCATGATGTGATATTAGTTTCGtgaaaaaagaatgttATAATGTcagttaaagaaaaaaacaatacaaCAGCTGAATTGCTTCTCTTAAACTGGTAATTTAAGTTGAATACTCTGAACGTGGATAACTCCTAATCATTTAGCGCATCAAAAACCAACGTGTATCATTCGAAAGTAGGTTCATGACAAAATAAATGGAATAGAGAATGAAATTCAGATATGAGATAAGGATGAATTAGAAAAGGTCAGTAAGGGCGTACGAAAATCATAACCTGATTTattcgtcatcatcttcttcatcaccGTTCATAATTCTACCCTTGATGTCCTTCCACAACTTACCCTTGTTGTGGTTTTCGTACCAAGCAGTGATACCAGAGTCAAATGCAACTTGGAAAAGGAAGGTAGAAGCAAAGACGGTACCGACGAAGACGGAGTTTCTCTTGAAGATAGTGTTGTAAAGAGTAGAGGAGAAAGACTGtaaaaatattttattgttaGTAAATTCGTTCAATTTCAATGCACGGGATCTCAAACAATCGAGACTCAAAGGGGATTTGTCCATCTGGAAAGTTCCTAAAACGCTTGTCTTATGTATACCAGACATAGTAATGAGACCTAATACTGCTGCAATACCGTTATGGAGATATCGGATATTTCGAGCCTTAATCGATAGAACAACATACGCTATTGTTCATATCTCTCAATAGATCATAAAAACCAACTACTGCAGTCAATAGCataagaaaagaatttgtTGTAATACCATAATATAACAATATCTTAATACATCCTTTTAATATCTTTTCATCCAAATGATACAATTCTCGCGAAATCACCCCTGAATTAGACTATCCAAACCGCTTGAAAGGTTTCCATTAAAACAAATATCCCATGTGTGTTATTATGATGCACATACCATTTCGTAGACGTGAGTTCTGGTTACTTTAGTCGTTGTTTGCAACTCTGTAACTATTGTTGATAGTGCATGCAGTAGTGATAAATCACTTTTAGTTTGAACATGAATTTTATCAAAAACTTGTAAAAAATATCGGtccaaaaatataattGGGTCGTAATTAGTGacatcacgtgatacatTTTTTTACAAAAGCATATTGAGGGCCTGTGTTGATGAAGGTTGGCGAGGGAGAGAGGGTGAGAGAGTGAGAGAGGTATAGAAAGCACTGAACGTATTAAACAAAGTAGTAATGTTTATATTTGATTATCAACATATATAGAAAATCAGGCTACTAAAACTATGTAAAAAAGCTTTGCTTTATAAGACGATCATTCCACTTGATTAATATCGTCTGCTGCGTCGTGGAAATTCGTGTCTTCGTCAGCGGAGCTGTATTCggtttcttgttcctcCAAACCGTCGTCTTgctcatcatcatcatcatcgtcatcatcatcctcttcACTATGATGTGTATCTTCTCCTCCATCCGTGTGACCTTCATTATCAGGATCGTCTctatttctgtttcttctcctAAACAGTCCGTTCATAACGTTTCCTTGTAGTTGTTGGATGATATCTTCAGTGGTTGGAATTTCACCATCTACTCCATCACCAGCACCTCCTCTTAAATTTGCTACAAATTCGAAAAAGTCATGTATGTCGCCCCGTTCCGTAGGCAACCTTAAAGGCATTTCTCCGCCAAATGGTCCTCCATTGATACGAAGCTCAATTTCAGGTTCTCTAAATCTGAGTTCTGGAGCCTCTTCATCAATGAGATCTTCATCGTTAAACAGCTCTTCATCGCTACTATCACCTCCTGCATTAAATGCTGCTCCGGGCCTCCAGAACATATTCCTCGTAAACGCACGATTGTTAGCCATGGCAACTCTGAATTCGTCACCCATTACTCTGCTAATATAACCTGGAATTCCGTTAGATATCCATAGCCTTGTTAAGTGTTCATACCTTGCCAAATTTAATACCGTCAAATCACCACGTTCTATAGCATTCCTACCTGATTCACCATGTGCGTTCAAGTATGGTGCAGAAATATTCACCGTACAGTTTGGTTTACTCAAGTAAAGACATACTTGACTGATATTAGGTATCAAAAATAGTCCGCTTGGCCCATGAGAACAACGCTCCATATGTTTCTGCATTTCCAAACCATCAGTACGAGCGTGTATTTTAACTCCACATATTAAACAAATCTTGTAATCCAACCTGTTTACAGTGTTCCGGAGCTTTTGGTCGTTCTCTTCACGTAATAAAACATTCATATTATTGGTCACATATGTGTTCAAATGAGTGGCCAAATCTGCCAATTTAGTGATGTTGCAGTATTCATGAGGGATGTTAACCAAAAAGCGCCCATCCTCTGGTGGTTCCAATGAATCTCTTAGAAGGTCATCAAAGCCGACACCTAAAAGAGATTTTATAAGTTTTAAAAAGTGTTCCTCCTTGTTTCCAGCAACAGAATCTCTCACAATATTGACACCATCAATGTTGATATCATCTTCTCCACTT of Kluyveromyces marxianus DMKU3-1042 DNA, complete genome, chromosome 3 contains these proteins:
- the ERG1 gene encoding squalene monooxygenase, translating into MSSATDKKVVPQELLNADASVVYDAIIVGCGVVGPCIATGLARKGKKVLIVERDWTMPDRIVGELMQPGGLRALRSLGMIQAINNIDAIPVTGYSVFYNGKEVSIPYPFKADVAPVEKIPDLVFDGNDKVLEDNTIHIKEFEDGERERGVAFTHGRFLQNLRDMVSKEKNVTRLQGNVIEILKNKENEVVGAKVDIPGRGKEEFKAYLTFVCDGIFSHFRKELAADHIPTVGSSFVGMSLFNADVPAKNHGHVILGTNHMPVLVYQISPEETRILCAYNSPKLPKDIKPWLKSDVRPNLPKSLLPSFDKAVEDGKYRSMPNSYLPAKQNTITGLCVIGDALNMRHPLTGGGMAVGLNDVALLIKTIGNLDFSDRETVLDELLEYHYERKSYDSVINVLSIALFSLFAAENKNLQVLQRGCFKYFERGGDCVNIPVSFLAGVMPKPFLLTKVFFAVALYSIYVNFQDRGIVGFPLAVIEAISILITAARVFTPYLFRELTG
- the CBP4 gene encoding Cbp4p, with translation MSSSGFLRWGKVFAAGGSIVLAGVLLFKYTTPTDEQLIQALSPELRLQYERERNLRQAEQQELMKIVQQTMKSNDPIWKSGSVENPWEKDNGSRATKDQFQRMKADQVQKEELERIRQELGKIRTESLNETDKIVSKKSWWSLW
- the TIM13 gene encoding protein translocase subunit TIM13, producing the protein MALTSIFGGSSSSAQPKANTSTNDVKTQLKSQISQELAVANATELVNKVTENCFEKCLNAPYTTTQDNCVDQCLAKYMRSWNAISKAYIARIQQASVNGEI
- the RRN7 gene encoding Rrn7p yields the protein MSTYIKGPICGVDNCRSRLWRIINGRRTCQYGHVMEGDVEFNDDEDDINAMGVVTRRLNLTTNATGNFQSSFSISQSQRSALEANKTEKTYGREGQVLFIKSFQYILKRQTDWLISHESFPDSYSDLVKLIWAMHLEHADSILYPHDSGADSSRNPNAGLNHTDSQYSSGGRRENGVNKLKLSMVSTISIHYLACLHLGLPVFSNDILRWICVDGLPYFRSHHLLPKEWQERLPNYYLQILDGGKPPHEMQLQHKIAQCAELIEFKTHFRYTLTAPVLLLKLTLLERIPGEFYFFARELLRLVNDTEELPILTYEDNHYRKPHQYPEIGICAAFIACIKIKLLQDEQLPNAKYNSKFAETWLRMSKLVEDDPREKFSKANLILKMTYKPATALLEEPQEQLSSIATEAYLDWIEKNLLPTEQSHLESTQTLDDKIAKRKLHNIVPLKKPSSSENISPTFSSTLIDDIQSRFLEFSSLYDQNTGDNTTSVHRMVDTLIEHISLSFGLSSDQLREAIEHVINTACSSLDA
- the APS3 gene encoding Aps3p, yielding MIHAVLIFNKKCQPRLIKFYTPVDVEKQTLLVRQVYELISQRNSQVQSSFLVTPPSLLMDSGDNEDIQIIYKNYATLYFTFIVDEQESELAILDLIQTFVEALDRCFEEVNELDLIFNWQTLESVLEEIIQGGLVIETNVRKIVMAVDELNNTNDSDNSLTKLAGNRISEALQAFSYSNFGTWGSFQ
- the ATF2 gene encoding alcohol O-acetyltransferase, producing MMKLQKMSALKLERGHARRAGLVEEVMLIQYRQKVYANFAMYGELRQGFTKVQISHALRNMFLKYPILATTVIPDRLKVPDDAYYRTDEYYNKPGVAEDYISVLDKIKYEDVIMNLQSEHSSYVNKILSQWALDGCRFSGKLCTLIDRYRFPYWDPTKPQFRLILLPTSETNHEKKHVLFVSNHVVSDGTSGANFLQDLSTELGQLKDPLESIDTLFNYEDDYESLPKLPDPIEKRVSYAVTMKFIPPTVLRQLAKRFLAKKWDEPITVPIDESPSAHLAHVIRLDAATMQKLRMRVKEKLHGKATLTPFLQTCWFVSCYQAGLFENLKWNEYFTNIVLPLNSRQFLPDDPEVRNQFKYGTNVGGSDYYHLISSFNVKDSKQFWDLTNYYQECYAYDRKEKAGLQSFGLLISDFVTKSKNIEKLYVDDMQGQKRGFTLFSNIGYFPQKSQETNPYQLQDIGFTQTGTEMPYVFCLNCVSTDINGMSFTVTCAEKAIPETQWHKLLEIFENNLTTL
- the QCR9 gene encoding ubiquinol--cytochrome-c reductase subunit 9; the encoded protein is MSGIHKTSVLGTFQMDKSPLSLDCLRSRALKLNEFTNNKIFLQSFSSTLYNTIFKRNSVFVGTVFASTFLFQVAFDSGITAWYENHNKGKLWKDIKGRIMNGDEEDDDE